TTCACACAGGTCTGGTTACAAAACAGGACTTGAGGACCAAACAGATCACAGCAAGTTGCAGgtttttatcattaaaaaccaattaaatgggaaataaataaaagaggaCAGTCTTACCCAAAAAAGATGAATGCATTCTGGAAAAACACAGCTATTCCTGGGTACACCACTGGCTTCTctaagatggaaaaaaaaattcccatcaaCTTTTTTGGAAGCAATTTTGAAGCATATCCCATTTCTGACACATCATTTCCCTTGTGGTAATTCAGCAGAGAGGTTTTGGGAGCAATCTGCAAGAACTCAGTAATTTGTAGTCTGGGAATAAATGTTCACTCAGGGAATTATTCCCTTAAAACTGCAGCAGTTTAATTATATCCATGGAGTTCCCAGTTGGGCAAGAGCTGGGTTTTGAGAGGAAGTTTGTACTTAGATCAAATCCACCCCAAAATTAGTATCATTTTATAGTATATGTTTTTATAGTACtatatgtattatatttatattatagtagtatatatattatataacaCATAGTAGTATATATATTAGTAATTATATGTTAGTAATTATATAGGATATTGGTGTGTAGggcaaaatatttaatctggGCCTGCCTAAAAACCCTCTAAAAACCAGTTCTAAAATTCAGGAGTCATTTAAAACACCTTAAAACTTCCAAAAACAGAGTCAGGTCTTACCTTTAACCACGTAGCCCCCAAAAAGGATCCACATGGAAGCAATGAGGGATCCAAAAGCCATCATGAAGCCGATGAAGAGCCAGATCCGAGCCCCTAGAATGGGATTTGGGGACATCCTGTGGCCGTGGGACCCCCAGGAACcccccctggcacagctggggaccCCCTGGTACCTGTCTGGCCCAGGCAGCCCTCGCTGTAGCTGTCCCCCCGCACCTGCCCGTTGGACACGGCGTTGATCCTGGGGAAAAACGGGacaaaaaagggacaaaaagggGCGTGAAAAGCTTCTCCTTTTCACCGTGAAGCGCACAaaggggctgggctgtgtcctCACATCAGGAATGCGATGGTGGCTATCACCCCGCAGGCGTGGTAGGAATGGTTGAAGTCTTCCACCTGTGGGTATTTCACAGCGGCATCGATGATGATCCACCAGCCTGTGAAAAActaggggggaaaaagaagagtttgGAATTAGACACAGCCTTTTCTCAGCCTGTGAGATTGCTCCAGAGAAAACATCATTGCTGTTTAATTGTCTCAGAGCCACTGGTAACACCATTAGTTGTGATTTGGGATCAAGCTGACTGCAAAGCTCACTCCAGCAGTTACTTCCTGGGGGAAACTGtgaaattgaaacaaaaaatggatGGGAGAAAGCGGGCCAGATTGTGTCAGTAACTCTGCTGCTCCACACAGGGATGGTTTATCcctgttctttctttccctggagTTGCTCAGGTTGGAGCAGCCCTCTAAAATCAACTCCAGCCCACCGTGGTCAGCACTAAAGCgtgtccccaaatgccacatccgTGTATTTCCTAAACATTCCCGGGGCAGTGACTCCACCTCTGCCTGACCATCCTTTCAGTGGGGAAATTCCCCCTTTTCTCCCACCTAAGCCTCcactggcacaacttgaggccgtttcctctCATCCTCCCAACCCGTAACGCGGGAGCCCCCCCCTAAAACGCTCCTAATTTTTATCTCACGgcagaaaaaccaaaagaatCCCAAAATCCCGAGCAGGGCGGGGCCGTACCAGCACCCCCGCGGCCACCGAGGCGATGGTGTTGCGCTTCTCGCCCCAATCCACGCACTCCGAGCACCGCAGGCTCTCCAGGAACCCGGACATGGCTCAGCGCTGCCAACGACTGCGGGAGGAAAAGCGAGCTCGGTCCTC
Above is a window of Parus major isolate Abel chromosome 23, Parus_major1.1, whole genome shotgun sequence DNA encoding:
- the TMEM50A gene encoding transmembrane protein 50A, which translates into the protein MSGFLESLRCSECVDWGEKRNTIASVAAGVLFFTGWWIIIDAAVKYPQVEDFNHSYHACGVIATIAFLMINAVSNGQVRGDSYSEGCLGQTGARIWLFIGFMMAFGSLIASMWILFGGYVVKEKPVVYPGIAVFFQNAFIFFGGLVFKFGRTEDLWQ